The window GTGGGACAAGCACCGCTTCGACATGAAGCTGGTGAACCCGCCCAATAAGCGCAAGTTCAAGATCCTCGTGGTCGGCACCGGCCTTGCCGGCGCGTCGGCCGCCGCGAGCCTGGGCGAGCTGGGGTACAACGTGGAGGCGTTCTGCTACCAGGACAGCCCCCGCCGCGCGCACAGCATCGCAGCGCAGGGCGGGATCAACGCCGCGAAGAACTACCCGAACGACGGCGACAGCATCTGGCGCCTCTTCTACGACACGATCAAGGGCGGTGACTTCCGTTCCCGCGAGGCGGACGTCTGGCGGCTCTCCCAGGTGAGCAACAACATCATCGACCAGTGCGTCGCGCAGGGAGTTCCCTTCGCCCGCGACTACGCCGGCTACCTCGACACCCGCTCGTTCGGCGGCGCGCAGGTCTCCCGGACCTTCTACGCCCGCGGGCAGACGGGGCAGCAGCTCCTGCTGGGCGCCTACTCCGCCATCTCCCGCCAGATCAAGGCGGGGTCGGTGAAGCTCTTCCCCCGCACCGAGATGCTCGACCTCGTGGTCGTCGACGGCGAGGCGAAGGGGATCACGGTCCGCGACCTGATCACCGGCGAGATCCGGGTCCACACGGGCGACGCGGTCGTGCTGGCCTCGGGCGGATACATGAACGTCTTCTACCTCTCCACGAACGCCATGGGGTGCAGCGTCACCGCGATCTGGAAGGCCCACAAGAAGGGCGCGTACTTCGGCAACCCGTGCTTCACGCAGATCCATCCGACCTGCATCCCGCAGGCCGGCGACTACCAGTCGAAGCTGACCCTCATGTCCGAGTCGCTGCGAAACGACGGCCGGATCTGGGTCCCGAAGAAGAAGGAGGATTGCGGAAAACCGCCCAACCAGATCCCCGAGGAGGACCGGGACTACTACCTCGAGCGGAAATACCCGACCTTCGGGAACCTCGCCCCCCGGGACATCTCTTCCCGCGCGGCGAAGGAGCAGTGCGACGAAGGGCGCGGCGTCGGCCCCGGCGGACGCGGCGTCTACCTGGACTTCCGCGATTCGATCAAGCGGTTCGGCGAACACGTGATCCGCGAGCGGTACGGCAACCTCTTCGAGATGTACGAGCGGATCACCGACGAGAACGGCTACGTGGTTCCGATGCGGATCTACCCGGCCCCCCACTACGCGATGGGGGGCTTGTGGGTCGACTACGACCTGATGAGCAACCTCCCCGGCCTCTTCGTCCTGGGCGAGGCGAACTTCTCCGTCCACGGCGCGAACCGTCTGGGGGCCAGCGCGCTCATGCAGGGGCTGGCGGACGGCTACTTCGTCATCCCCTACACGATCGCGAACTACCTGAAGGACGCGAAGCACGGCAAGGTGAAGGCGGACCACCCCGAGTGCGTGAAGTCGATCGAGGACGTGAAGGGATCGACGAAGAGGCTTCTTTCCATCAACGGGAACAAGACCCCCTTCGAGTTCATCCGGGAGCTCGGCATCCTCATGTGGAACAACGTAGGGATGGCGCGCAGCAAGGAATCCCTGACCGAGGCGATCGCGAAGATCCCGGCCATCCGGGAAGAGTTCTGGAAGAACGTGAAGGTGAGCGGCACCGGCGCCGAGTTCAACCAGCAGTTGGAGAACGCCGGACGCACGGCGGACTTCCTCGAGTTCGGGGAACTCATCGCG is drawn from bacterium and contains these coding sequences:
- a CDS encoding fumarate reductase/succinate dehydrogenase flavoprotein subunit, with product MILDGKAPTGPIEQSWDKHRFDMKLVNPPNKRKFKILVVGTGLAGASAAASLGELGYNVEAFCYQDSPRRAHSIAAQGGINAAKNYPNDGDSIWRLFYDTIKGGDFRSREADVWRLSQVSNNIIDQCVAQGVPFARDYAGYLDTRSFGGAQVSRTFYARGQTGQQLLLGAYSAISRQIKAGSVKLFPRTEMLDLVVVDGEAKGITVRDLITGEIRVHTGDAVVLASGGYMNVFYLSTNAMGCSVTAIWKAHKKGAYFGNPCFTQIHPTCIPQAGDYQSKLTLMSESLRNDGRIWVPKKKEDCGKPPNQIPEEDRDYYLERKYPTFGNLAPRDISSRAAKEQCDEGRGVGPGGRGVYLDFRDSIKRFGEHVIRERYGNLFEMYERITDENGYVVPMRIYPAPHYAMGGLWVDYDLMSNLPGLFVLGEANFSVHGANRLGASALMQGLADGYFVIPYTIANYLKDAKHGKVKADHPECVKSIEDVKGSTKRLLSINGNKTPFEFIRELGILMWNNVGMARSKESLTEAIAKIPAIREEFWKNVKVSGTGAEFNQQLENAGRTADFLEFGELIARDALHRDESCGGHFRVEHQYADGEAKRNDAEYAYAAAWEFKGVDKEPELHKEPLKFENIHLAVRSYK